From Lawsonia intracellularis PHE/MN1-00, the proteins below share one genomic window:
- a CDS encoding phosphodiesterase, whose translation MQSIIKFIHISDTHISAQGCLVYDNNPRVKLQTCIDEIKRDHLDAAFLILTGDVTNDGSMECFSFLQEVLSELPMPWYLVMGNHDLKQSLFTAIPEYPRDPNGFVQFTVDTPVGLCIILDTTIANQSSGILCAARLDWLANELKQATKPVLLFFHHPPFSLGIPSMDAIVHSLKNSEEFFAVLKPYKDKIRHMFVGHIHRPICGSWNGIPFSCAPSTAHQIALNFQSDKSVLGFKEPSGYSIVLVNNDQLIVHFQECNKTPNIIIKA comes from the coding sequence ATGCAGTCTATAATAAAATTTATTCATATTTCTGATACACATATTTCTGCTCAAGGCTGTTTAGTATACGATAATAATCCTAGAGTAAAGTTACAGACATGTATTGATGAGATTAAAAGAGATCATTTAGATGCAGCATTTCTTATACTAACTGGCGATGTAACAAATGATGGTAGCATGGAGTGTTTTTCTTTTCTTCAAGAGGTGTTATCAGAACTACCAATGCCATGGTATCTTGTTATGGGTAATCATGATTTAAAACAATCGTTATTTACAGCTATCCCTGAATATCCAAGAGATCCAAATGGTTTTGTTCAATTTACAGTAGATACTCCTGTAGGTTTATGTATCATTCTTGATACAACAATAGCAAATCAGTCTAGTGGAATACTTTGTGCTGCCCGCTTAGACTGGTTAGCTAATGAACTTAAGCAAGCAACAAAACCTGTGTTATTATTTTTTCATCATCCACCATTTTCTCTTGGAATTCCCTCAATGGATGCTATTGTACACTCTTTAAAAAATTCTGAAGAATTTTTTGCTGTATTGAAACCATATAAAGATAAGATTCGCCATATGTTTGTTGGCCATATTCATCGGCCTATTTGTGGTTCATGGAATGGTATACCATTTTCTTGTGCACCAAGTACAGCACACCAAATTGCTTTAAATTTTCAATCTGATAAATCTGTTCTTGGATTTAAAGAACCATCAGGATATAGTATTGTTTTGGTAAATAATGATCAGTTAATAGTTCATTTCCAAGAGTGTAATAAGACCCCGAATATAATTATTAAAGCATAA
- a CDS encoding ArnT family glycosyltransferase codes for MNTQYAINTSVVRSFASKCFTILSSLNIVSLLILFALQNILLLIKYVPYLLQYYDQIILKFGIATYSDSMIPLTPWLYLTAISPINLTSFLMITNMSLSAIVLIFTWLLAIITKQKKNVPFIAGLLLLSTMITLLMPYITPDSILFAAIVLLAIICLYKGWMKSSAPFWLTIGFLLTGCAGLTGGLVGFFIPLISSLIFLIWSGNLRRAGCYDGALAFGLMLVMLLGWGSIISSVENGRELLKFITTYQIINPTQTIFHIQTKDFLFSTAMICLIWLPWTLIIFLLPWSHFFSIPRKLIAYRLSFPGHSWIWINTLITVLCIIFISSSDLLSIISLYSLIAILTAQCIISLTEQKSLFLYLGISSYFLVIGLLFLFISLYPIIQTWLPRGFETDLPKIIESFFFDKLGIVITSTISILSFFILWKFTNKRSPTGSLIVVVLCTTLLAIILSYYTTPTSPNEMTLFMQLQHSSTPATTNRVPIDSLPDSTDSNEDTAEENYHDL; via the coding sequence ATGAATACTCAATATGCTATAAATACATCTGTAGTTCGTTCCTTTGCATCAAAGTGCTTTACAATTCTTTCTAGCCTTAACATTGTAAGCTTACTTATCCTATTTGCTCTTCAAAATATCTTACTCCTTATAAAGTACGTACCTTATCTTCTTCAATATTATGACCAAATCATTCTAAAGTTTGGTATAGCTACTTATTCTGATTCTATGATTCCTTTAACTCCCTGGCTATACCTCACTGCAATCTCACCAATCAATTTAACTTCCTTTTTAATGATAACAAACATGTCACTGTCTGCTATTGTTCTTATTTTTACATGGCTACTAGCTATTATTACTAAGCAAAAAAAAAATGTACCATTTATTGCTGGACTTCTTCTTTTATCAACAATGATAACGCTACTGATGCCATATATCACTCCTGACTCAATACTTTTTGCTGCTATTGTCCTGTTAGCAATTATATGTCTTTATAAAGGATGGATGAAATCCAGTGCTCCATTTTGGCTTACTATAGGATTCTTACTAACAGGTTGTGCAGGATTAACAGGTGGTTTAGTAGGTTTTTTTATACCACTCATTTCAAGCCTTATTTTTCTTATTTGGAGTGGAAATCTTCGACGAGCTGGTTGTTATGACGGAGCATTAGCATTTGGACTTATGCTTGTTATGTTATTAGGATGGGGAAGTATTATAAGTTCAGTGGAGAATGGAAGAGAACTACTTAAATTTATTACAACTTATCAAATTATTAACCCAACTCAAACAATTTTTCATATTCAAACTAAAGACTTTTTGTTTTCTACTGCAATGATATGCCTTATATGGTTACCATGGACACTTATTATTTTTCTTTTACCCTGGTCACACTTTTTTAGTATTCCTCGTAAACTGATAGCATATAGATTATCCTTCCCTGGTCATAGTTGGATATGGATTAATACCCTTATTACAGTACTATGCATTATATTTATAAGTTCATCTGATCTACTCTCTATTATAAGTCTTTATTCTTTAATCGCTATCTTAACAGCTCAATGTATAATCTCACTTACAGAACAAAAAAGTCTATTCTTATATTTAGGTATAAGTAGTTATTTTTTGGTAATTGGTTTATTATTTCTATTTATATCACTTTATCCTATAATTCAAACTTGGCTTCCACGAGGATTTGAAACAGACCTCCCTAAAATTATTGAGTCTTTCTTTTTTGATAAACTAGGAATTGTTATAACTTCAACTATTTCTATATTGTCATTTTTCATACTATGGAAATTTACTAATAAAAGATCTCCTACTGGTAGCCTTATAGTTGTTGTATTATGTACAACACTTCTTGCTATTATATTATCATATTATACAACTCCTACAAGTCCAAATGAAATGACTCTTTTTATGCAGCTACAGCATTCATCAACCCCAGCCACAACAAATCGTGTTCCTATAGATAGTCTTCCCGACTCAACAGATAGTAATGAAGATACAGCAGAAGAAAATTATCATGATTTATAA
- the efp gene encoding elongation factor P gives MYSTTDFRKGLKIEIDGVPYDIIDFQHFKPGKGGAMVRTKLRNILNGRVIDNTFRSGEKVERPNLESRDMQFLYHEGSELIFMDLTNYEQLHMSEDVTNGKSEFLKDGQQCRVLLYNEKPIDIDIPLTLILEVIETETAIKGDTVSNVTKPAKLETGVVIQVPIFINIGERIKVDTRTKEYIGRE, from the coding sequence ATGTATTCAACTACTGATTTTCGTAAAGGACTTAAAATAGAAATTGATGGTGTCCCCTATGATATAATAGACTTTCAGCATTTTAAACCTGGGAAAGGTGGAGCTATGGTCCGCACCAAACTCCGCAATATCCTTAATGGCCGAGTAATAGATAATACATTTCGTTCTGGAGAAAAAGTCGAACGGCCAAACTTAGAGTCAAGGGATATGCAGTTTCTTTATCATGAAGGCTCTGAACTCATCTTTATGGATCTTACAAACTATGAACAACTCCATATGTCAGAAGATGTTACTAATGGAAAATCTGAATTTCTTAAAGATGGACAACAATGCCGTGTACTTCTTTACAATGAAAAACCTATAGATATAGATATCCCTTTAACGTTAATTCTTGAAGTTATAGAAACAGAAACAGCTATAAAAGGTGATACTGTAAGTAATGTAACAAAACCTGCAAAGCTTGAAACAGGAGTTGTTATACAAGTACCTATATTTATTAATATAGGTGAGCGTATAAAAGTTGACACCCGTACTAAAGAATATATTGGTCGTGAGTAA
- a CDS encoding rhodanese-like domain-containing protein: MSYITILIPALLIVLIWLILQSKTLANIHDHLAITDNDELEILLTKVSAVTLIDVRSSQEFNVGHLTGAINIPLKFLKKSIDTLETTKPIILIGNNSKKLQKVAILLQKRRPDLTLQYIKGTLVHTLDNNIIIKWD; this comes from the coding sequence ATGAGTTATATCACTATATTAATTCCTGCATTACTTATAGTTCTAATTTGGCTTATCTTGCAATCTAAAACATTAGCCAATATACATGATCATTTAGCTATTACAGATAATGATGAGTTAGAGATTCTTTTAACTAAAGTGAGTGCAGTAACACTTATAGATGTACGCTCATCACAGGAGTTTAATGTAGGACATCTCACTGGAGCAATTAATATTCCTCTCAAATTCCTTAAAAAAAGTATTGATACTCTTGAAACAACAAAGCCTATTATATTAATAGGTAATAATAGCAAAAAGTTACAAAAAGTTGCTATCCTCCTTCAAAAAAGAAGACCTGATCTTACATTACAATATATAAAAGGAACATTAGTTCATACTCTTGATAACAATATCATAATAAAATGGGATTAA
- a CDS encoding metal-dependent hydrolase yields the protein MDPLTHALTGATIVYTFPKESRPWWFLVWGMLVAMLPDIDILFVSSAIDYIKVHRGITHSLAGAWGLAFICTIPLVVLTALRPQPNELPPPKQISWTLIEAWFFTYAILILHIWLDVMNSYGTQIFLPFSEYRVRLNSLFIVDLLLILPLIIGLFFRRNNRFIMVLLLLWTIIYPLTNIVIRLGLETYLTHSYLAKNTFQTQKEITLPRHNTEEHIIAVHLIPDAFTPFHWKLILDKGEHWNVSGYNSFTSPPSKFTSFKKPPEVLWDMLKEKSSIFRTYEQFVVFPVLTESYETQTGKVYIFSDLRFGSTIPFINDLQVKREGEELAFRIMAHINHAGELSSVRFITGFGAGGDTGWVDPLPD from the coding sequence ATGGATCCATTGACACATGCACTAACTGGAGCAACCATCGTTTATACATTTCCTAAAGAAAGCCGACCATGGTGGTTTCTTGTATGGGGCATGCTTGTTGCTATGCTACCAGATATAGATATTCTTTTTGTTAGCTCTGCAATAGACTACATTAAAGTTCATCGAGGGATCACACACTCTTTAGCTGGCGCTTGGGGCCTTGCTTTTATATGTACAATCCCATTAGTTGTACTTACTGCATTACGTCCCCAACCCAATGAACTTCCTCCACCTAAACAAATTTCATGGACACTTATTGAAGCATGGTTTTTTACTTATGCTATTCTAATATTACATATTTGGCTTGATGTTATGAACTCTTATGGCACACAAATTTTTCTTCCATTTAGCGAATATAGAGTTCGACTAAACTCTCTTTTCATAGTTGATTTACTTCTTATACTCCCTTTAATTATTGGACTTTTTTTTAGGAGAAACAATAGATTCATTATGGTGTTATTATTACTATGGACAATTATCTATCCTCTTACCAATATAGTAATAAGACTAGGTCTTGAGACATATCTTACCCATAGTTATCTAGCAAAAAATACATTTCAAACACAAAAAGAAATAACACTACCAAGACATAACACAGAAGAACATATTATAGCAGTCCACCTTATTCCTGATGCATTTACACCATTTCACTGGAAACTTATTCTTGATAAAGGTGAACACTGGAATGTCTCAGGTTATAATAGTTTTACTTCTCCCCCATCTAAATTTACTTCTTTTAAAAAGCCTCCAGAAGTACTTTGGGATATGTTAAAAGAAAAAAGTAGTATATTTCGTACTTATGAACAATTTGTAGTTTTTCCTGTTTTAACTGAAAGTTATGAAACACAAACAGGAAAAGTCTATATATTTAGTGATCTAAGGTTTGGATCTACTATCCCATTTATTAACGACTTGCAGGTAAAACGAGAAGGTGAAGAACTTGCATTTAGAATCATGGCACATATAAACCATGCAGGAGAACTCTCATCTGTTCGTTTTATTACAGGTTTTGGTGCTGGCGGTGATACAGGATGGGTAGATCCCCTTCCTGATTAA
- a CDS encoding carbohydrate ABC transporter permease, with the protein MILLRHYIISQVNAWLLLLPAFIIIFVFSLLPITSTIINSFFMNGDGGAVSKFVGIDNYLYLLEDKVFRKALWNNFIFVMSVIPCSMILALIMALWVNTKLAGRSLLRLAYFVPTILPMIAVANIWLFFFTPQYGLIEQIRSFFGLSGINWLGSESTALFCVIVVGIWKDAGFFMIFYLAALQHIPPSLGEAAILEGASRFYYLRRIVVPLLMPTTLFILINATINAFRMIDHLFILTKGGPNNASMLLLYYIYEVSFQFWDTGYGSVLTVTLLIILGFIALFQFGILERKVHYQ; encoded by the coding sequence ATGATACTACTACGTCATTATATTATTTCTCAAGTAAATGCATGGCTTTTATTATTACCAGCATTCATTATTATATTTGTATTTTCCTTACTTCCGATAACCTCTACTATTATTAATAGTTTTTTTATGAATGGAGATGGGGGAGCTGTTTCAAAGTTTGTTGGTATAGACAACTATCTATATTTACTAGAAGATAAAGTATTTCGAAAAGCTTTATGGAATAATTTTATTTTTGTTATGAGTGTCATCCCATGTTCAATGATTCTTGCGTTAATTATGGCTTTATGGGTTAATACTAAACTAGCTGGTCGTAGTTTATTGCGTTTAGCATATTTTGTACCAACTATTTTACCTATGATTGCTGTAGCTAACATTTGGTTATTTTTTTTCACACCACAATATGGACTTATTGAGCAAATTCGATCTTTCTTTGGTCTTTCTGGGATAAACTGGTTAGGTAGTGAGAGTACAGCACTTTTTTGTGTTATTGTTGTTGGAATATGGAAGGATGCTGGATTTTTTATGATTTTTTATTTAGCTGCATTACAACATATACCTCCTTCTTTAGGCGAAGCTGCTATACTAGAAGGTGCTTCTCGATTTTATTACCTTCGTAGGATAGTTGTGCCTCTATTGATGCCTACTACATTATTTATTTTAATAAATGCAACTATTAATGCATTTCGTATGATCGATCATCTTTTTATATTGACAAAAGGTGGTCCTAATAATGCCAGTATGTTGTTATTATATTATATCTATGAAGTAAGTTTTCAATTTTGGGATACAGGTTATGGATCAGTGCTAACAGTAACTTTACTTATAATCCTTGGCTTTATAGCATTATTCCAATTTGGTATTTTAGAACGAAAGGTTCATTATCAATGA
- the yihA gene encoding ribosome biogenesis GTP-binding protein YihA/YsxC, with protein MMTQYKLQLEATNFTKQQLQQQLDILEQNNILQIALAGRSNVGKSSLINALAGRKQLAKTSGTPGKTRSINFYAVYPNTFMLVDLPGYGYAQCSKIERQHWAMLIEYYLKNCSKLKAFVLLIDCRIPPQKLDYELAEFATSYCIPLIPVLTKIDKCKLVEQNKRQKEWRALLNNTQPLLVSSKNMKGVQQLWERIQYTIDSY; from the coding sequence ATGATGACACAATACAAACTTCAACTTGAGGCAACAAATTTTACTAAACAACAGCTTCAACAACAATTAGATATTCTAGAGCAAAACAATATACTTCAGATTGCGTTAGCAGGACGATCAAATGTAGGCAAATCATCTCTTATCAATGCTCTTGCAGGTCGTAAACAACTAGCAAAGACAAGTGGAACTCCAGGAAAGACACGTTCCATTAATTTTTATGCGGTTTATCCAAATACTTTTATGTTGGTAGATTTACCTGGATATGGTTATGCACAATGTAGTAAAATAGAGAGACAACATTGGGCTATGCTTATAGAGTATTATCTAAAAAACTGTAGTAAGCTAAAAGCTTTTGTTTTGCTTATAGATTGTAGAATCCCTCCTCAAAAACTAGACTATGAACTAGCTGAATTTGCTACCAGTTATTGTATTCCTCTTATTCCTGTTCTTACAAAAATTGATAAATGTAAATTGGTTGAACAAAATAAACGTCAAAAAGAGTGGAGAGCATTGCTTAATAATACACAACCATTACTTGTTTCTTCAAAAAATATGAAAGGGGTACAACAGCTATGGGAACGTATACAATATACTATTGATAGCTATTAA
- a CDS encoding ABC transporter substrate-binding protein yields the protein MVRQFIHKIYYIGFVLSFIIVVPTFAIALDKVHLTFCFPVAVSGPITKIIEDMTAEFMRTYPDIVIKPIYTGTYKDTITKVLTAMHGGEPPHVAVLLACDIYSLIDENAIIAYEDLPGGAELSHDYFPVFMKNSQAQGKTWGIPFQRSTIVMFWNKEAFTKAGLNPTAPPQTWQELIDISKKLVNRDSSGKVTQWGISIPTTGYAYWMFQALCIQNGLELANSEGTKVYFNDPRAVEALQFLVDLSYKYGVMEKGTIEWSTIPRDFLEGKTAMMWTTTGNLTNIQENTTFDYGVSMLPKHIRLGSPTGGGNFYILKKTTEAERDAALKFVKWMTDKERAAQWSIDTGYVLVRPDACQTENMKRYIKEFPYLDVALEQLKYGVAELSTHANQRVTKVLEDAIQSAVTGTKTPSLALEEAQKDAERILLRYSN from the coding sequence ATGGTTCGACAATTTATACATAAAATATATTATATAGGTTTTGTCCTTAGTTTCATTATAGTTGTTCCAACATTTGCTATAGCATTGGATAAGGTGCATCTAACATTTTGTTTTCCTGTTGCTGTAAGTGGTCCTATCACAAAAATTATTGAAGATATGACTGCTGAGTTTATGAGAACTTATCCTGATATAGTTATTAAGCCAATATATACAGGAACATATAAAGATACTATTACAAAAGTTTTAACAGCAATGCATGGAGGTGAACCTCCCCATGTTGCAGTGTTACTTGCTTGTGATATTTATTCATTAATTGATGAAAATGCTATTATTGCATATGAAGATCTTCCTGGAGGAGCAGAGTTAAGTCATGACTATTTCCCAGTGTTTATGAAAAATAGTCAAGCTCAAGGAAAAACGTGGGGTATACCTTTTCAGCGCTCTACTATTGTTATGTTTTGGAATAAAGAGGCTTTTACTAAAGCAGGACTTAATCCAACAGCTCCCCCTCAAACATGGCAAGAGCTTATTGATATAAGTAAGAAGCTTGTTAATAGAGATAGTTCAGGAAAAGTTACACAGTGGGGTATTTCTATTCCTACTACAGGGTATGCTTACTGGATGTTTCAGGCATTATGTATTCAAAATGGACTTGAACTTGCAAATTCAGAAGGGACAAAAGTATATTTTAACGACCCTAGAGCTGTTGAAGCACTTCAATTTTTAGTTGATTTATCATATAAATATGGTGTGATGGAAAAAGGAACTATTGAATGGTCTACAATACCTAGAGATTTTCTTGAAGGGAAAACAGCTATGATGTGGACTACAACAGGAAACTTAACAAATATTCAAGAAAATACAACTTTTGATTATGGCGTATCTATGTTACCAAAACATATAAGATTGGGTTCACCAACAGGTGGAGGCAATTTTTATATATTAAAGAAAACAACAGAAGCTGAACGTGATGCAGCCTTAAAGTTTGTAAAATGGATGACTGATAAAGAGCGTGCGGCACAGTGGAGTATTGATACAGGCTATGTATTAGTACGTCCTGATGCTTGTCAGACAGAGAATATGAAAAGATATATTAAAGAATTCCCCTACCTTGATGTAGCCCTTGAACAATTAAAATATGGAGTTGCTGAGTTATCAACTCATGCAAACCAGCGTGTAACTAAAGTATTAGAGGATGCTATACAGTCTGCTGTAACTGGAACTAAAACTCCATCTCTAGCACTAGAAGAAGCACAAAAAGATGCAGAACGTATCTTATTACGTTACAGTAATTGA
- a CDS encoding ABC transporter ATP-binding protein translates to MSAICLNNVCKYWDTSKAVDDINFKVESGNLLVLLGPSGCGKTTTLRLIAGLEKVTSGQIIIDDCDVTYLPPSKRHLSMVFQSYALFPHLTVQENILFGLKVRKVPKQEQKKRLDNAVAMLNLYGLLGRKPSMLSGGQQQRVALGRALVANASVCLMDEPLSNLDAQLRNDMRKEIREIQQALKMTMVYVTHDQVEAMSIADQVILMNKGVIVQHAVPEDMYIKPQTIFAASFIGTPPMNIINLSQKDGKLIISGSQDIFIPQVPEGATVIGVRPEHLQISSVGWPSIVLSNEYHGAVSLVTCKVGSEKIIFIQHGNVTCSPGEIVYLSCSPEHMHFFNGDTGNRITRH, encoded by the coding sequence TTGTCTGCCATTTGTTTGAATAATGTTTGTAAATACTGGGATACATCCAAAGCAGTTGATGATATAAATTTTAAAGTAGAATCTGGGAATTTACTTGTACTCTTGGGACCGTCTGGTTGTGGTAAAACAACTACATTGAGGCTAATAGCTGGTCTTGAAAAAGTAACATCAGGCCAAATAATCATTGATGATTGTGATGTAACATATTTGCCACCCTCAAAACGTCATTTATCTATGGTATTTCAATCTTATGCTCTTTTCCCTCATTTAACAGTACAAGAAAATATTCTTTTTGGTCTTAAAGTAAGAAAGGTTCCGAAACAAGAACAAAAAAAACGTCTTGATAATGCTGTAGCAATGTTGAATTTATATGGTTTACTTGGTCGTAAACCTTCTATGCTTTCAGGTGGTCAACAACAACGTGTAGCTCTTGGTAGAGCTCTTGTTGCAAATGCATCTGTATGTCTCATGGATGAACCACTTTCGAATCTTGATGCACAATTACGTAATGATATGCGTAAAGAAATTAGGGAAATTCAACAAGCTTTAAAAATGACAATGGTTTATGTTACACATGATCAGGTAGAGGCTATGAGTATAGCTGATCAGGTTATTCTTATGAATAAAGGAGTAATTGTGCAACATGCTGTACCTGAAGATATGTATATAAAGCCTCAAACCATATTTGCTGCAAGTTTTATTGGTACTCCCCCAATGAATATAATAAATTTATCTCAAAAGGATGGAAAGCTAATCATATCTGGTTCTCAAGATATTTTTATTCCGCAAGTCCCAGAAGGAGCTACTGTTATAGGTGTTAGACCAGAACATCTTCAAATTTCTTCTGTTGGATGGCCTAGTATCGTATTATCTAATGAATACCATGGAGCTGTTTCATTAGTAACTTGTAAAGTTGGAAGTGAAAAAATTATTTTTATTCAGCATGGTAATGTAACTTGTTCTCCTGGAGAGATAGTTTATCTTAGTTGTTCACCAGAGCATATGCATTTTTTTAATGGAGATACAGGAAATAGGATCACTAGACACTAA
- a CDS encoding TIGR01777 family oxidoreductase — MRVVVLGGSGFIGSSLIKTLEGRDHSIIVSTRDSSDISISPSSNVSYVVWNGIDREPCFKMFDGADVIINLIGENVASKRWSENWKEKIVTSRIQVGKTIVSVLEELKSFPSVFIQASAIGYYGYWKNFDTAPQCTESSLPGNGFLAQTVIQWEASTSALDTLGIRRCIIRTAPVLGMNGGILKKMLPGFYFGLGSIFGSGSQPFPWIHINDEIAAIMFLIDNKEACGVFNLVAPEQLNMKHFAQCLGKVLKRPVFIHIPELLLRLTLGEMAEELLLSGQRAYPEALLEKGFTFRHGLLLPALKDLLDNHLAM, encoded by the coding sequence ATGCGTGTAGTTGTATTAGGTGGTTCAGGATTTATTGGTAGTTCACTTATAAAAACATTAGAAGGAAGAGATCATAGTATTATAGTTTCAACACGTGATTCATCAGATATTTCTATTAGTCCATCTTCAAATGTATCTTATGTTGTGTGGAATGGTATTGATAGAGAACCTTGTTTCAAAATGTTTGATGGTGCAGATGTAATAATAAACCTTATAGGTGAGAACGTTGCATCAAAGCGATGGTCAGAGAATTGGAAAGAAAAAATTGTAACTAGTCGGATTCAAGTAGGCAAAACAATTGTAAGTGTACTAGAAGAGTTAAAAAGTTTTCCATCTGTTTTTATACAAGCTTCAGCTATAGGATACTATGGATACTGGAAAAATTTTGATACTGCTCCTCAATGTACAGAAAGCTCTCTTCCAGGAAATGGTTTTCTTGCTCAAACAGTAATACAATGGGAGGCATCTACTTCAGCTCTTGATACATTGGGTATTCGTAGATGTATTATTCGTACAGCACCTGTTCTTGGTATGAATGGTGGTATATTAAAAAAGATGTTACCTGGTTTTTATTTTGGGCTAGGAAGTATTTTTGGATCAGGTAGTCAACCTTTCCCTTGGATTCATATAAATGACGAAATAGCAGCAATTATGTTTTTAATAGATAATAAAGAGGCATGTGGAGTTTTTAATTTAGTAGCACCAGAACAGTTAAATATGAAACATTTTGCACAGTGCCTTGGAAAGGTTTTAAAACGACCTGTATTTATTCATATTCCTGAATTATTATTACGTTTAACATTAGGAGAAATGGCTGAAGAGCTCCTACTTTCTGGACAACGTGCATACCCTGAAGCCTTATTAGAAAAGGGATTTACTTTTAGGCATGGCCTACTTTTACCTGCGCTAAAGGACTTATTGGATAACCATTTAGCAATGTGA
- a CDS encoding carbohydrate ABC transporter permease — MKNKYNPYEPQGITYFLELAGAWLLAVIWALPLVYAIWTAFHPMAYSTNFSLSAPITLENFKLAWQAAPFAQYFVNTLLLVTLVITSQLIFCTLAAFALVRFEFRGKEIFFWIILIQLMIMPDVLIVENYKTISSMGLLDTTLAIAFPYLATGFGIFLLRQAFKIVPKELDDAAAIEGANIFQILWYVYVPLAKPTYIAYALVSMSYQWNNFLWPLIVTNSVSSRTLTVGLQIFSSIEQGVNWSIIAAAVLITTIPLLLALLLFQKQFMQSFMRAGIK; from the coding sequence ATGAAAAATAAATATAATCCATATGAACCTCAGGGGATAACATATTTTTTAGAATTGGCAGGGGCTTGGTTACTTGCTGTTATTTGGGCATTACCTTTAGTATATGCTATTTGGACTGCATTTCATCCAATGGCATATTCTACAAACTTTTCACTATCTGCTCCAATTACATTAGAAAATTTTAAACTAGCATGGCAAGCTGCTCCATTTGCACAATATTTTGTAAATACATTATTGCTAGTGACATTGGTTATTACTTCTCAACTTATTTTTTGTACTCTTGCTGCTTTTGCATTAGTTCGTTTTGAATTTAGAGGTAAAGAGATATTTTTTTGGATTATTCTTATACAATTGATGATTATGCCTGATGTTCTTATTGTTGAAAACTATAAGACAATAAGTTCTATGGGACTGTTGGATACGACTTTAGCTATTGCATTTCCTTATTTAGCAACAGGTTTTGGAATTTTTTTGTTGCGTCAAGCATTTAAAATTGTTCCAAAAGAACTTGATGATGCAGCAGCTATTGAAGGTGCAAATATATTCCAAATCTTATGGTATGTTTATGTTCCATTAGCAAAGCCTACGTATATTGCTTATGCATTAGTCTCAATGAGTTATCAGTGGAATAATTTCCTTTGGCCATTGATTGTTACAAATTCTGTTTCTTCTAGGACATTAACTGTAGGTCTTCAAATTTTTTCATCTATAGAGCAAGGTGTTAATTGGTCTATTATTGCAGCTGCAGTTCTTATAACAACTATACCTCTTTTATTAGCTTTATTACTTTTTCAGAAGCAGTTTATGCAGTCTTTTATGAGAGCTGGAATAAAATAA